The Astyanax mexicanus isolate ESR-SI-001 chromosome 21, AstMex3_surface, whole genome shotgun sequence genome contains the following window.
CATGTCCATGCCCCTCAAactgtgtaaaacagaaaacattCTGTTACCCCATTTTTATTCCCAATTCTATGAGCCAGTACATGTTCCATAAGTAATCCAAGTTAACTAAACAGAATCAGTCACTCACATTGCCTTATAGGAATCACAGCTGAGGTTTCTGGGGATCAGGTCAAGCCAGCTGGGTTGGAAACTGGCCAGAAGAACTACGAGATACTCTTGGAACCACAACTTAAACTGACTTGGCTGGAAGACGTCAAATTCGGGAGCCAGAGCAGTCAAAGTCAGGTTCAGGATCGTGTCTCTCACAGCTTCGTTTTCAATGAAGTCGATTTGTTtctagaaaagaagaaaataacaggTTTAAATCTACTGTAGAAATTGTATTGCTCCACTGCAATTTCCACAAAGTTTGCTTTGTTGGGTGATGCCACATGTACTTTTTACAGAAGAACAGCTTACCTCTTCTGTGATGTTGACAAACATCTCAAAGAACACATTCAGCTGCTCCTCTGCCGAAGATGACAGCATTCCGATCATCACTTCCTTCACCAATGTCTCATTCTCTAGAGCCCCACCAGATGGGTCCAGTATCAGTTGTGCTTTCTGTTCTGGAGAAAGGGAGTCGATGACTGCCACCTAAgggaaataaaaaaggaattgGCTGTGAATATGAGTCGTATTCCTGCAGTTTCCCTGCTGTGATTGGACCTAAAACAGAAATCTAAATTGATGGACAATAGCTCTACGAGTCTTGAACGTTAGAACAAGAAACGATAGTGTTACCCCAGAGATGTTCAGGTCTTTGAGGTCGGAGTAGTTTGCCATTTTCCAGAACTGACCCAAGTTGGTTTTCAGCCATTCTGCATCACCGTGGATATCCTTGCTGCAAACTGTTTGAACACAGaacagcagaaaaagaaaacGGTACAGGTCCCGTCATATTATGAGGCCGCTGTATCTGAGAAACAATGACTGCAAAACATGCTGCAAACACATGCCTGGAAGCAGCTGTGTACGAAGGGGCATGTACCTGGTGTGTTGACCTCTGCAGCAGAATCCTTCAGGAAACTGACTAAAACCTCTGTTATTTCCTCCCTCCTGCTGGCAGTCATTTCAAAGAAGACGTGGCTCATTCCTGAAACACTGCAAGAAGAGAACATTATATCTGATAAGAAATTGACTTGGTATTTGCCAATGGCAACAGTTGATTTCTAGGCTGCAAGGGCAGTAAGTTGGACAGCAACGGAGAATTGCAATTTTGGAACCATAAACTTACATTACTCGGTAGTTGGTGCAGTTGGTGTGGTTGATGGCCACTGCTAGCATCTCAGCAGTGAAACTGGGAAGGATAGGGACTAGCTTGACATCAAACCAGTCTATCCAGTCAGAGGTCTCAAACTCTGGGAATTCTGTGCTGATGATCTGGAAGGTTCGATTCATCATCACATCTCTCACAGCAGGAATTATTTGGTCGACCTGCAGAGAAACCACGCAAGAGGCCGGAATTGAATCTCAAGCCAGTGTCTTTCCTCAAATCACAGATACCACCCCACTGCAAGTGTAGTTGTGTAGGGATTTTATACAGTTTGAGCCTGTCACTTACCTTACGATCAGTGAGGGCTGTGAGAAACTCATCCAGGTTCCCGAAAGCATCGCCATTGTCTAGTCGGTTGAACACTTGGTCGATTTGACTTGTGCTGTTCAGTGCTCCAGAAGTCAGAGTGAGTTCAGCTGCTTGGCTAGGGGTCAGCAGATCCAAAGATTCGAACTGTAAAACGCCAGAAAGACCAGCCGTTACTACCCGTGCCTGATAGGCGACATCATACCCCCAAAAAACGCACAACTGGTGCAAGTTTGATGTCACTTACGGTGGACAAATTTGCATATAGATCTGTGAGCTCTGTCAAGGTGGCATAGTTGAGGAACTCTCCAAAGTTCTTTTGTAACCAGTCTTTGCTGTCAGAAGCACTGGAAACACACCCAGGATCTACAATGAAAGCAAAAagcaaagggattgaaaataGAACTTTGTAAAGAGATcttgttttattgcattttgttGTCAAGGAGGGCAAAATGTCTCTTTGTACCTGAAAGGTCATCTCTTGAGAGGAAGGGATAGATGAAATAATTAAAGACGGCCCATTTCTGATGCTCTTTCATGAGTTGATCTTGCCCGCTAAATGCCTTCACCCTAAGTTGGATAAGAAGAGTTCAGATCTTAGTGTGGATTCTATGCTTTTTCTTAACAAACTGCATTACATAAATCCCTGCTGTGCTGTCCTAAAATTCTGCTCTCCATACTTACACAACTTGGTAGGACCGACAGCTGAAGTTCTTagaactgagacaggagaggaaGTTTGTGGACACTGTTGACAAAAATGGTCTGAGCCTAATCTGGAACCACTTGTTGATGAAGGCAGCATCCGTAAGCTGTGCCTCACTGAAGTTGTTGAGTTTTACCTCACTGACGGCATCAAGAACATACGGTTGAGACAGACTGATGTTCAGATTCTGTAAGAGAAAGTGGACGTTGGAATATACAGTTCCAAACCaatgttacagttttgttaagcTGCCACTAAGTGTTACCTACCATTTCGGAGAAAGTGTCTAGGGCTTCATCCAGAGATGCTTCAAACTTTTGGAAGAAAAGCTTCCAAACTGTCGTGTTGTAGTCCAATTTGCTGGCGAGCTGACATGTCAGCACTGTGACAAGGTCACTGGAGGACAGAGCTTCatcctaaaaaaacaaacaatcatAATTACCGGTTCAAAAAAGTCCATTTTAAATGGTTACGTAAATGACAACATGCTTCATAAGGAGAGGATTGCCAAGAGGCATTTTGCAACGGGTTCTTAGAGGCCTTACTGATGAACAGATGTATTGAGAGATGCTGATGTTGCAGAGTTTTTCAGAGACATTTCCAAAAGAGGCTTGAGTCTGTGGTGGAAGACTGTGGAGGATAAAATTCTATTATATCACCTGTAATACTTCTCAGAGTTCTACAATTTTAATTCGTTATAAGCACAAAGACTTACCCGCCTACTTCTTGACAAAAATTATCTGCAAAAAGAATGGAAAttcatcataaaaatgatcatcagCCTACTCAAATGTATGTTTGCAACATGTGATCTGGAAGTTTAGAATTATTAAGAAAGCACATGCTTTATCTCTTACCATCTACAACTGTCTCCTTGCACTAAAGGAAAACAAGTGATGAGAAAGCATGTTAGCCAGTGGTAATAGTTTTTTTATGTACATTCATAAAACAATGCAGTTCCTTACAGAGGACTACTTACCACTCCTACGGGGAAGGGAGCCGTGCAATCTAGAGAAGACGAAGGGAAAATTTTGCGTTTATTCTACGGTAATGGGCAAGCTAAATCCACCATTGTGTGTTTTTGGAATTTGTGTCCCTTGCATACCTTGTGGCAAAGTTAGGCTCAGTAATTCTCTGCTCAATCTGAGTCCCTCTTCCAGGTCAAGTGGAAGAACTGCCAGACTCATGTCCATGCCCCTCAAactgtgtaaaacagaaaacattCTGTTACCCCATTTTTATTCCCAATTCTATGAGCCAGTACATGTTCCATAAGTAATCCAAATTAACTAAACAGAATCAGTCACTCACATTGCCTTATAGGAATCACAGCTGAGGTTTCTGGGGATCAGGTCAAGCCAGCTGGGTTGGAAACTGGCCAGAAGAACTACGAGATACTCTTGGAACCACAACTTAAACTGACTTGGCTGGAAGACGTCAAATTCGGGAGCCAGAGCAGTCAAAGTCAGGTTCAGGATCGTGTCTCTCACAGCTTCGTTTTCAATGAAGTCGATTTGTTtctagaaaagaagaaaataacaggTTTAAATCTACTGTAGAAATTGTATTGCTCCACTGTAATTTCCACAAAGTTTGCTTTGTTGGGTGATGCCACATGTACTTTTTACAGAAGAACAGCTTACCTCTTCGGTGATGTTGACAAACATCTCAAAGAACACATTCAGCTGCTCCTCTGCCGAAGATGACAGCATTCCGATCATCACTTCCTTCACCAATGTCTCATTCTCTAGAGCCCCACCAGATGGGTCCAGTATCAGTTGTGCTTTCTGTTCTGGAGAAAGGGAGTCGATGACTGCCacctaagagaaataaaaaaggaattgGCTGTGAATATGAGTCGTATTCCTGCAGTTTCCCTGCTGTGATTGGACCTAAAACAGAAATCTAAATTGATGGACAATAGCTCTACGAGTCTTGAACGTTAGAACAGGAAACGATAGTGTTACCCCAGAGATGTTCAGGTCTTTGAGGTCGGAGTAGTTTGCCATTTTCCAGAACTGACCCAAGTTGGTTTTCAGCCATTCTGCATCACCGTGGATATCCTTGCTGCAAACTGTTTGAACACAGAAGAGCAGAAAAAGAAAACGGTACAGGTCCCGTCATATTATGAGGCCGCTGTATCTGAGAAACAATGACTGCAAAACATGCTGCAAACACATGCCTGGAAGCAGCTGTGTACGAAGGGGCATGTACCTGGTGTGTTGACCTCTGCAGCAGAATCCTTCAGGAAACTGACTAAAACCTCTGTTATTTCCTCCCTCCTGCTGGCAGTCATTTCAAAGAAGACGTGGCTCATTCCTGAAACACTGCAAGAAGAGAACATTATATCTGATAAGAAATTGACTTGGTATTTGCCAATGGCAACAGTTGATTTCTAGGCTGCAAGGGCAGTAAGTTGGACAACAACGGAGAATTGCAATTTTGGAACCATAAACTTACATTACTCGGTAGTTGGTGCAGTTGGTGTGGTTGATGGCCACCGCTAGCATCTCAGCAGTGAAACTGGGAAGGATAGGGACTAGCTTGACATCAAACCAGTCTATCCAGTCAGAGGTCTCAAACTCTGGGAATTCTGTGCTGATGATCTGGAAGGTTCGATTCATCATCACATCTCTCACAGCAGGAATTATTTGGTCGACCTGCAGAGAAACCACGCAAGAGGCGGGAATTGAATCTCAAGCCAGTGTCTTTCCTCAAATCACAGATACCACCCCACTGCAAGTGTAGTTGTGTAGGGATTTTATACAGTTTGAGCCTGTCACTTACCTTACGATCAGTGAGGGCTGTGAGAAACTCATCCAGGTTCTCAAAAGCATCGCCATTGTCTAGTCGGTTGAACACTTGGTCGATTTGTCTTGTGCTGTTCAGTGCTCCAGAAGTCAGAGTGAGTTCAGCTGCTTGGCTAGGGGTCAGCAGATCCAAAGATTCGAACTGTAAAACACCAGAATGACCAGCCGTTACTACCCGTGCCTGATGGGCGACATCATACCCCCCAAAAAACGCACAACTGGTGCAAGTTTGATGTCACTTACGGTGGACAAATTTGCATATAGATCTGTGAGCTCTGTCAAGGTGGCATAGTTGAGGAACTCTCCAAAGTTCTTTTGTAACCAGTCTTTGCTGTCAGAAGCACTGGAAACACACCCAGGATCTACAGTGAATGCAAAaagcaaagggattgaaaacagaACTTTGGAAAGAGATcttgttttattgcattttgttGTCAAGGAGGGCAAAATGTCTCTTTGTACCTGAAAGGTCATCTCTTGAGAGGAAGGGATAGATGAAATAATTAAAGATGGCCCATTTCTGATGCTCTTTCATGAGTTGATCTTGCCCGCTAAATGCCTTCACCCTAAGTTGGATAAGAAGAGATCAGACCTTACTGTGGATTCTACGCTTTTTCTTAACAAACTGCATTACATAAATCCCTGCTGTGCTGTCCTAAAGTTCTGCTCTCCATACTTACACAACTTGGTAGGACCGACAGCTGAAGTTCTTagaactgagacaggagaggaaGTTTGTGGACACTGTTGACAAAAATGGTCTGAGCCTAATCTGGAACCACTTGTTGATGAAGGCAGCATCCGTAAGCTGTGCCTCACTGAAGTTGTTGAGTTTTACCTCACCGACGGCATCAAGAACATACGGTTGAGACAGACTGATGTTCAGAGTCTGTAAGAGAAAGTGGACGTTGGAATATACAATTCCAAACCaatgttacagttttgttaagcTGCCACTAAGTGTTACCTACCATTTCGGAGAAAGTGTCTAGGGCTTCATCCAGAGATGCTTCAAACTTTTGGAAGAAAAGCTTCCAAACTGTCGTGTTGTAGTCCAATTTGCTGGCGAGCTGACATGTCAGCACTGTGACAAGGTCACTGGAGGACAGAGCTtcatcctaaaaaaaacaaacaaacataattaCCGGTTCAAAAAAGTCCATTTTAAATGGTTACGTAAATGACAACATGCTGCATAAGGAGAGGATTGCCAAGAGGAATTTTGCAACGGGTTCTTAGAGGCCTTACTGATGAACAGATGTATTGAGAGATGCTGATGTTGCAGAGTTTTTCAGAGACATTTCCAAAAGAGGCTTGAGTCTGTGGTGGAAGACTGTGGAGGATAAAATTCTATTATATCACCTGTAATACTTCTCAGAGTTCTACAATTTTAATTCGTTATAAGCACAAAGACTTACCCGCCTACTTCTTGACAAAAATTATCtgcgaaaagaaagaaaattcatcataaaaatgatcatcagCCTACTCAAATGTATGCTTGCAACACGTGATCTGGAAGTTTAGAATTATTAAGAAAGCACATGCTTTATCTCTTACCGTCTACAACTGTCTCCTTGCACTAAAGGAAAACAAGTGATGAGAAAGCATGTTAGCCAGTGGTAATAGTTTTCATGTACATTCATAAAACAATGCAGTTCCTTACAGAGGACTACTTACCACTCCTACGGGGAAGGGAGCCGTGCAATCTAGAGAAGACGAAGGGAAAATTTTGCGTTTATTCTACGGTAATGGGCAAGCTAAATCCACCATTGTGTGTTTTTGGAATTTGTGTCCCTTGCATACCTTGTGGCAAAGTTAGGCTCAGTAATTCTCTGCTCAATCTGAGTCCCTCTTCCAGGTCAAGTGGAAGAACTGCCAGACTCATGTCCATGCCCCTCAAactgtgtaaaacagaaaacattCTGTTACCCCATTTTTATTCCCAATTCTATGAGCCAGTACATGTTCCATAAGTAATCCAA
Protein-coding sequences here:
- the LOC125785627 gene encoding uncharacterized protein LOC125785627 yields the protein MTFQVQRDILPSLTTKCNKTRSLSKVLFSIPLLFAFTVDPGCVSSASDSKDWLQKNFGEFLNYATLTELTDLYANLSTFESLDLLTPSQAAELTLTSGALNSTRQIDQVFNRLDNGDAFENLDEFLTALTDRKVDQIIPAVRDVMMNRTFQIISTEFPEFETSDWIDWFDVKLVPILPSFTAEMLAVAINHTNCTNYRVM